CTGAACGCGGGTGTTCATTTCGATAAAGTAGAAATGGCCATCTTCGTACAAGAACTCGAACGTACCCGCACCGCGGTAATTAATCTTGATACAAGCATCTACACAGGCTTTAAAACAAGCTTGGCGTGATGTTTCATCAAGCATTGGTGCTGGCGCTTCTTCCAATACTTTCTGGTGACGACGTTGTAATGAACAATCTCGGTCATACAAATGAACCGCGTTGCCTTGGCCGTCAGCCAATATTTGTACTTCTACGTGGCGAGGGTTTTGTAGGAATTTTTCCATATAAACCGTGCTATCACCAAAGTAAGACCCTGCTTCAGACTGTGTGATGCTAATGGATTTTAGCAGGCTGCCTTCGTTGTGAACAACGCGCATACCACGACCACCACCACCGGCAGCGGCTTTTACAATGACAGGGAAACCGATTTCATTAGCGACACGAATGCACTCTTCTGGATCAGTCGGTACTGGACCGTTTGAACCCGGAACAGTTGGCACACCTGCTGCTTTCATTGCTTTAATAGCAGAGACTTTATCGCCCATTAAGCGAATTGTTTCTGCTTTAGGTCCGATGAAAGTAAAGCCAGAGCGTTCAACTTGCTCTGCGAAATCTGCATTCTCTGCAAGGAAACCATAGCCTGGGTGAATAGCAGACGTGTCTGTTAATTCTGCCGCACTGATGATTGCAGGAATGTTTAGATAGCTTTGTGCTGAGGGATTTGGCCCTATGCAGATAGACTCGTCTGCAAGGCGCACGTGTAACAAGTCGCGGTCAATTTTAGAGTGAACCGCAACAGTTTTGATACCGAGTTCTTTACACGCACGTAAAATACGTAGCGCGATTTCGCCTCGGTTAGCAATCAATACCTTATCGAGCATGATGAAACCTACTGCTTTGGATTAAATGATAGTAATAAGTGGCTGATCGAATTCAACTGGTTCGCCGTCTTCAACAAGAATAGCGCCAATTGTGCCAGACTTATCAGCTTCAATTTGGTTCATCATTTTCATTGCTTCAACGATACAGATTGTATCGCCAGCATTAACCTTTTGGCCAACTTCAATAAAAGACTTAGCACCTGGTGCAGAAGACTTGTAGTAAGTACCGACCATAGGAGAATTGACGATATGTCCTGCGATCGCGGCTGGTGCTTCAGGAGCCGCCGTAGGGGCAACTGGAGCTGGCGCTTGAGGTGCCATCATTGGAGCAGCCATTTGTGCCATAACAGGGGCACCACCACGACTAATGCGAACGGCTTCTTCGCCTTCTTTAATTTCAATCTCGTAGACGTTGGATTCTTCTAAAAGCTCGATTAGTT
This genomic stretch from Marinomonas primoryensis harbors:
- the accC gene encoding acetyl-CoA carboxylase biotin carboxylase subunit, which encodes MLDKVLIANRGEIALRILRACKELGIKTVAVHSKIDRDLLHVRLADESICIGPNPSAQSYLNIPAIISAAELTDTSAIHPGYGFLAENADFAEQVERSGFTFIGPKAETIRLMGDKVSAIKAMKAAGVPTVPGSNGPVPTDPEECIRVANEIGFPVIVKAAAGGGGRGMRVVHNEGSLLKSISITQSEAGSYFGDSTVYMEKFLQNPRHVEVQILADGQGNAVHLYDRDCSLQRRHQKVLEEAPAPMLDETSRQACFKACVDACIKINYRGAGTFEFLYEDGHFYFIEMNTRVQVEHPVTEMVTGVDIVKEQLRIASGLKLSMKQEDIKLNGHAVESRINAEDSKTFMPCPGKVDYFHAPGGMGVRVDSHLYSGYTVPPTYDSMIAKIICHAPDRTAALKRLSGALDETFIDGIKTNIELQKELVNDANFIAGGVNIHYLEKKLGL
- the accB gene encoding acetyl-CoA carboxylase biotin carboxyl carrier protein is translated as MDIRKIKKLIELLEESNVYEIEIKEGEEAVRISRGGAPVMAQMAAPMMAPQAPAPVAPTAAPEAPAAIAGHIVNSPMVGTYYKSSAPGAKSFIEVGQKVNAGDTICIVEAMKMMNQIEADKSGTIGAILVEDGEPVEFDQPLITII